One genomic region from Arthrobacter sp. YN encodes:
- a CDS encoding SdpA family antimicrobial peptide system protein produces the protein MAVLAGVISLALFGAFFALTIFYAMPSNVLAVKEGESLRRTLVSVAPQAWAFFTKPPNDPEYAVYQLRDDGSVESLMQTPQTRPENYFGLSRKQRSQGPELGVIGNTIKEWADCSPDGGRQECLERVRSLEAQIVDNDSPVASVCGRIVIFQTKAVPWAYREFESEARFEVKGAVVDSRCKAR, from the coding sequence ATGGCGGTGCTTGCGGGAGTAATTTCTCTAGCACTGTTTGGCGCCTTCTTCGCGCTTACGATCTTCTACGCCATGCCCAGCAATGTGTTAGCCGTGAAGGAGGGGGAGTCCCTTCGCCGCACATTGGTGTCAGTTGCACCCCAAGCGTGGGCATTCTTCACCAAGCCGCCCAACGATCCGGAATACGCCGTCTATCAGCTCCGAGATGACGGATCCGTAGAGTCGTTGATGCAGACTCCACAAACCCGGCCCGAAAACTACTTCGGACTAAGTCGTAAACAAAGGTCGCAGGGGCCGGAGCTGGGCGTGATTGGTAACACCATAAAGGAATGGGCCGATTGCAGCCCCGACGGCGGTCGACAGGAATGCCTCGAGAGGGTGCGATCCCTGGAAGCCCAGATCGTCGACAATGACTCACCGGTTGCTTCCGTTTGCGGCCGGATAGTAATTTTTCAGACCAAAGCAGTCCCATGGGCTTACCGGGAATTTGAATCAGAAGCCCGGTTTGAAGTTAAAGGTGCGGTTGTGGATTCGAGATGCAAGGCGCGATGA
- a CDS encoding sporulation-delaying protein SdpB family protein — MRIISSLKNDIWSFNPQSRIIAVARSGLALSQVLTLLLTPAPYLYSVPILGQPSTGQCTRALENVSLFCIASELSDEVVQVLMIIGLIVVTSGFLPRFTSILHLWLSYSFAHTVALPDGGDTVLVFTTFFLVFISLPDNRLWHWSQGHSRSTTRFGAWQGISWAAHWALRIQVAYIYLHSALAKLSVENWSEGSALYYIVRGEFFGTANFLQSFVFFLTSVPIVALTLSWGTMIMEAVIAGTLLSRRPIVQTAGFVACVLLHVGIIMFIGIWSFALAMVFSVMIAASRGLGPVMIKLLSELPFKASPRGRPAPIA, encoded by the coding sequence ATGAGAATAATATCCAGTCTGAAAAATGACATCTGGTCATTCAATCCACAATCCCGAATCATTGCTGTCGCCAGGAGCGGTCTGGCGCTCTCCCAGGTACTGACACTCCTACTGACACCAGCACCCTACCTCTACTCGGTTCCGATTCTGGGACAGCCTTCAACCGGACAGTGCACCCGTGCACTGGAGAACGTATCGTTATTCTGCATTGCGAGCGAGCTCTCGGATGAAGTTGTGCAAGTCTTGATGATTATTGGTCTAATCGTTGTGACTTCCGGGTTTCTTCCGCGATTTACGTCAATTCTCCACCTTTGGCTTTCCTACTCATTTGCCCATACAGTTGCCCTACCTGACGGTGGCGACACGGTATTGGTTTTCACTACTTTTTTCCTCGTGTTTATCTCTCTACCAGATAACCGGCTTTGGCACTGGTCGCAAGGCCACTCACGGTCCACTACCAGGTTCGGTGCGTGGCAAGGAATTTCCTGGGCCGCACATTGGGCTCTTAGGATCCAGGTTGCGTATATCTATCTGCACAGTGCGTTGGCAAAACTGAGTGTTGAAAATTGGAGCGAGGGAAGCGCCTTGTACTACATAGTTCGCGGTGAGTTCTTTGGAACTGCGAACTTTCTTCAAAGCTTCGTTTTCTTCCTTACATCCGTTCCTATCGTTGCCCTAACACTTAGTTGGGGAACGATGATTATGGAAGCCGTCATTGCAGGAACCCTTCTTAGCAGGCGACCCATCGTGCAGACCGCAGGGTTCGTCGCCTGCGTCTTGTTGCATGTCGGCATCATCATGTTCATTGGGATCTGGTCCTTCGCACTGGCCATGGTTTTTTCCGTAATGATTGCAGCGTCGCGGGGGCTGGGTCCTGTCATGATCAAGCTCTTGTCGGAGTTGCCCTTCAAAGCGAGTCCGCGCGGCAGGCCGGCGCCCATCGCTTGA